A stretch of DNA from Oryzomonas sagensis:
CGAGTTGGTTGAGCTCTCCCTTGGACTCATCACTCTTGACCATCAGTTCGTTGGACATTATCTCATTCCTTTCAGTGGTTCAATTCGTTGCCATGCAGCCCATTCTATACCAGTTTGCCAAAGCCCTGTCAAAGCCTGAACAGCCACGGGCGCTAAACGAGATACGGTTACGGGATTAAACGTACGAAGGGAAACAGGGGGGAGCGCGTGGTTAGGAGCCGTAACAACAGCAGAGAGGCACCGAATACCATCACGAGCTGAGACGGCAGCGGCTGACCTGCGGGAGTGCGGGGAGAAATCGACCCGCCCAGGGCAACTGGCTCATCGCACTGGTTGGCCGGTGCCAGTTGGACCGATTTTTCAGCCGGCGTCTCCACGACGGCACGCGGTGCGGCTTTCGGCTTTTGCGGACGTGATAGAGCAGGAACCTTTATCCCGAGGAACAGGAGGAATAAGGGCAGGATGAAGACAACCAGGCGCCTGGTCGAGTGATGCCGCATAGCGTGGTACATGGCGATAGGAATATCAGATTGTTGCAACAAAGTGCAATCGCATTGGCCGGCACGCCTTCCGGCAGGCTCCACCGCCCCCGCTACTGTTTGCCATGAGGCGGATCTTTCACCTTATTCCCGTGTTTGGCACCCCGGTCCCCGAGGTCGCAGGAATTGGACATTCAGGTGGACACGCCGAGGCGCGGAAGGATGTACTTTTGGAGCACCACCCACACAACGAGGAATATGATCGGCACTAGCAGCTCTTTCACTCCTTCACCTCGCTCATTCGGATTGGGGCTGGGCAGTCATACCGGAATCGCACCCCCGGTCGCAGCCCAATTAATTCAATTTATAATATACAATAAAAAATATATCAATAACAATCGCGACCGGGAGTATGAATCATGCCGCCTCCGGCCAGGCCACTCTTAGTCTCCAACCACAGTGATGGTTGTGGACAGCCCCTGGTTGGGGTATAGTGTATTCGTGTTTTGCTGCCAGAGCGCCAGAACCCGGAGGTAAGCCCCTTGTTCATCCCCCTGTTTTTAACGGTCCTCTTGTTGGCCGGCGAACTTCATCATCCCTGCCTGTCCGCGGCGGAAACCACACCAGGGATCGCCCGGTCGGCCCATGATGACGGAAAAAGCGCGGAGAAGGGGAACAAGGAGTCGGGCCCGGCCGCGGAAACACCGGTCGTAACCCGCCACACCATCACCATGAAGGGCAAGGCGCTGGCCTATACCGTGACCGCAGGCGAGTTGCCGGTGCAAAACGATGCCGGCGAAACCGAGGCCCAGATCTTTTTTGTCGCCTATAGCGTTCCCACCCCTTCGCCCACCGTCAAACGTCCGCTCCTGTTCATCTTCAACGGCGGCCCCGGTGCGTCGTCGGTCTGGCTGCACCTTGGGGCGGTCGGTCCCCGTATCGTGCGGATGCTGCCCGACGGCAGGATGCCCGCCCCTCCCTTTCATCTGGAGGACAACGACACAACCTGGCTGGAGTGGGCTGACCTGGTGTTCATCGACCCGGTCGGCACCGGTTACAGCCGGGCGGCCAAGGCGGATCTGACGAAAAAATTCGCCACGGTCCTGGGGGATGTGGACTCATTGGGGCGGTTCATCAGGCTCTATCTGGGACGCTACGAACGCTGGGGGGGGCCCTTGTTCCTGGCGGGAGAGAGCTACGGGGCATTCCGCTCCGCGGGGCTGTCCGAATACCTGCTTGAGCACGGCATCGCGCTCAACGGCATCGTGCTGATCTCCTCAGTCATGAACATGCAGCCCCTGAGCTTCGACCAGGGCAATGACCTCCCCTACCCCCTGTTCCTCCCCAGTTATACGGCAACGGCATGGTATCATCACCGGCTGGCGCCCCAATTCCAGGCCGACCTGGACAAGACGCTGGCCCAGGCGGAGTCATGGGCGGCAACGGAGTACACGGCGGCACTGGTTCTGGGGGATAGCCTGCCCACAGAGAAACGCCGCGAGGTTGCCGACAAACTGGCTGAATTCACCGGGCTGGATGCGGCCTTCATCGCCAACCGCAACCTGCGCATCGACAGCAGGAGCTTCGTCAGGGAACTCCTCCGCGACCGGCAGCAGATGGTTGGATATCTGGACAGCCGCTTCGCGGCTCCGGACCTGGAACCGTCGAGCCATCGCAGCTTTGACCCCGCCGTGGCCGTCATCAAGCCGCCCTATACCGATGCTTTCAATCGCTATATCCGCACGGAACTCGGCTACAAGTCCGACCTGGAATACTTTGTCCTGGGCGGCGGCATCGGCCACTGGGACTGGGAAGCGAAGAACAGCTACGCCGACACCAGCGACAACCTGCGCAACAGTTTTGCCAAAAACCCCTATATGAAGCTCTTTGTGGCCATGGGGCTGTTCGACCTGGCAACCCCCCATTTTTCCAGCACGTACACCCTCAATCACTTAGGCTTGACGCCGGCACTCCAGAAAAACATTTCAACCCGTCGCTATCGTGCCGGACATATGATGTACCTGGACAGCACCTCCCGGGGGCAGCTGAATCGGGACGTGAAGGAGTTCGTCCATAAGGCGCTTGCCGGAACCCCACATGAGTAATCTGTACGGTCGATCCGCCGTTTCAACTTCTCCCGACATGAGGAGCCGTCTCCCGAATGTATCATTTCCCTATACAGGCACATTCCGGGCCCGCCTCCCATAGAAATCAAACAATATCAATTCGTTATTACGGCACTACCCTCGGCACGCCTCGTCATGGTTGTATGGGATTGGTATACAGACGCCCATAGGGCCGTCTCCCCCCCAACCGCCCACCGCCGCCGCCACTCGCAGTAATACTCAATAATATTATCATGTTAAATTGGAAATCGAGCCATGTATGTGTTGTGGCACAGCCCATGCATTTTACGAGGGTAAGGAAACACGCCGGACAGCCGAGGGAAGAAAGGAGAGAGCCATGAGAACCTTATCAGCAACGCTATTGTCCCTGATGATCACTGCAACCAAGGTGTTGGCAGCGGGAGGGGGAAGTGAAGGTGAGGGGTTGGGCTTGCTGGCGACATTCTTCATCGCATTCGGGATACTGATCGTCCTGTTCCAGTTCATTCCCGGCATTATGCTCTTTGTCGGGATGTTGAGGGGAATCTTTTCAGCTGGCGATGAAAAATTGCACGGAACCACGGGCGCCAAATAGCATCACACCCGGTTACCGGGAGAGTGAACACATTCACACGGGTAGCCGTGCGGAGTAGAGAGGGAGGACGCCATGAAAACCACCTTACTTAAAAACGCTCTGCTGTTGAGCATAGGTTCCGTCTCCAACGCGTTCGCGGCAAGCGGCGCACGGGAAGACAACAGTGGTCTGTTCGTATGGATATTCCTGGGATTCTGCGCCCTGATCGTCATTGCCCAACTCATGCCGGTGATGCTGCTGCTCTTCGGCTTTGCCAAGGGGCTCAGCAAGGATAAAACCGCCGAACCGCAGCCGGTAAAGACCAAATAAGGAAACCGGGCGAGAACGGTTGCCCCGGTTCAGGGATTGACAGCCACGGCAAGCAGCACCGAGTAGACGCGTTCACCTTTGCGCATGGTGGTCGCCCTGCGGACGGCAATGGAGGTAAAACCGGCCCGGGTAAGAAACCCCTCCAGTTCTTCCCGGCTGAAACCATGGTGAAACACGCCGGTCGGGTTATCGTGGAAGCTGCCGTCCTCGGTTTCCAGGTCAGCCAAAGCGACCCAGCCGCCGGGATGCAGCAGCCCGCGCAGCGACGTCAGGAGCGGGACGATCTCCGGGATGTGGTGCAGGGTCATGGCGCTGGTGACGAGATGAAAGGGACCCACGGGCGGTTTTCCCTGTTCCAGATCGCAACGGATCGCGCGCGTATTTTGGATGCCTGTCGCGGAGCATTTGGCGGTCAGGCGATCCACCATCCCCTGGGAACTATCCAGGCCGACCATGCTGTGCAGGGCGGGCGCCAGGTCAAGCGTCAGCAGGCCGGTGCCGCAACCGTAGTCCATCCCGTCCCAATCCGCCGAAAGCGGGACCGTATCTTTGATGGCCGCCCCGATGTCCGCTGCCAGCTTTACCCGGCGCGGCTCTTCGTCCCAGGTTGATGCTACGGTATCGAAATCCTTCCGTTCCATGACAATTCCTCCCCAATAGCCTGATATGGCGTGCTCCACGGCGGACGCCCGACGCCTCGGGTGCGTTGCCGGGAACGCCCCGCCACTACGGCATTCCGATGCTCAGACCTCAAGGGTATACCCGACCAGCGCCACCTGAAATTCCCGCGGCAATTCCCGCGACAGACGTGCCGAGGCGGCAAAACCGGTGCAATGCCCGGCCGCTATCTTCCTGATCCCCCACTCCTTGAGCGCCTGAATGGTTTTCCCCGTTTGCTCCTGGCTGCAAAAGGCCAGGTGAGTCCCGCCGATCACGGCGTACACATCGCGCCGGCCGGTCATATAGGCGATATGCTCCAGCGTATTGACCAGTCCGGCATGGCAGCATCCCAGAACGACCACCAACCCCCTGTCGGTCTCCAGCACCAACGACTGGTCGTCAATCGTGGCGTCCAGCTCCTGCCCGGTGCAATCGCAGTACAACCCCTGATCACCGGTTTCGAACGCCGTAGCGCGGGGGACCTCGCCGGACAGGTGGACACCGGGGGCCAGTTCGCGGAATGCCGTCGAAAGATCGAACGTCGCCCCGGCGCTTTCCAATGTTTCCCGCCCCTGGGACAGGCCGATGGGAAAGCACTCACCCGTATCCTTTACCCGGTAGCGGGGGGCGAAGATACCCGTGTGCCCGTACACCCGACGGGGGCCGAACTCCTGCAGGTAGGGAAGCAGACCTCCGGTATGATCGAAATGGCCGTGGGAAATAGCCACTTTTCCGACCGCGGAAAGGTTTTTGTTCATCCGGCGGGCGTTGTGCAGCAGGGTAAGCCCCTGGCCGGTATCGAACAGGATGGCCTCCCCCCCGGACGGTTCGATCAGGGCGGCAAAGCCGTGTTCTCCCAGAGTGCCGCAGATGGGTCCGACTGAATTTTCACACAGGACGGTGATACGAAAGTTCATATGCCACCTTTTCAACATCTTCCCTTCAGGGTGCACCCACGCCGCAAATATATTAATATACATATATTTGATACAGTGTCAACAACTGCAACAAAAAACCGCCCGGCAGCATCAGGCTGCCGGGCGGCAAAAAGGGGATTCCAGCGGCATTCAAAGGGAAGCTGCCGCAGCCGTCTACCTTCCGACTTCGACGATGGCCTCTTTTATGGCGTTTCTGGTTATGTCGCGGCTGCCGATCAGGAGTTTCCGCTTCTTGGTTCTGGTGTTGTCGACCACCACCGTGGGGGTGGCTTTGACCCCAAAACCGCGAAACAGGGACTCAAAGAGTTTGACGCCGTTCATCAGTTCAACAAAGTTCTGTGGCCGAAGTTTGATGCCCAGGGGAGCCACCGCCGCCTGGACCTGCTCGGGGGACGGGTTTTTCGTCGACCGGGAGAGTTCGTCCAATACATGGCGCAGGCGCATGTATTTATCCTTGTTGTACATGATGAATTGCAGGTTATAGGGGGTATAGTTGGAGGTATCCGGGTGGATCGGCATATCGACGAACGCGATGCGGGCCGTTGCGGCAATCTCCGGGAACACCTTTTCGATTTCAGGCTCCACCCTGCGGCAGACGGGACAGAACCAGTCGCTGACAACATACACCGTGGTGTCGCTCTGGCGCTTCCCGAAGTAAATGTCGGGTCCCGCCGCCTCCGCCTCCTTCTGTACACCGGCCACGGCTGCGCCGAGTCCGATCAGAAGAGCAAGGATCATCACCGCGATATGGGTCAATCTTGTTTTCATGCTTCCTCCTAACGCCGTTTGCGTAGCCAGTAATTCGTAGAGCAGAACGAGACCTGCCGTAGCCACCATTGCTGCGATGCCGAGACAGACCGGGCACCAGGCGCCAATAACGTACTTTTGGATCCAGATCAGCCGCAGTTCTGCACCGGCCGCCCCGCTGACGCCATAGAGCAACAGGGCCCGAGCAAGGGGGATGCGGTTGCGCAGAACCGCACACAGGATCAGCAGCCCAAAGAAGAGACAGCCGAACCAGCCGAAATCCATCCCGAA
This window harbors:
- a CDS encoding S10 family peptidase; this translates as MFIPLFLTVLLLAGELHHPCLSAAETTPGIARSAHDDGKSAEKGNKESGPAAETPVVTRHTITMKGKALAYTVTAGELPVQNDAGETEAQIFFVAYSVPTPSPTVKRPLLFIFNGGPGASSVWLHLGAVGPRIVRMLPDGRMPAPPFHLEDNDTTWLEWADLVFIDPVGTGYSRAAKADLTKKFATVLGDVDSLGRFIRLYLGRYERWGGPLFLAGESYGAFRSAGLSEYLLEHGIALNGIVLISSVMNMQPLSFDQGNDLPYPLFLPSYTATAWYHHRLAPQFQADLDKTLAQAESWAATEYTAALVLGDSLPTEKRREVADKLAEFTGLDAAFIANRNLRIDSRSFVRELLRDRQQMVGYLDSRFAAPDLEPSSHRSFDPAVAVIKPPYTDAFNRYIRTELGYKSDLEYFVLGGGIGHWDWEAKNSYADTSDNLRNSFAKNPYMKLFVAMGLFDLATPHFSSTYTLNHLGLTPALQKNISTRRYRAGHMMYLDSTSRGQLNRDVKEFVHKALAGTPHE
- a CDS encoding class I SAM-dependent DNA methyltransferase, with amino-acid sequence MERKDFDTVASTWDEEPRRVKLAADIGAAIKDTVPLSADWDGMDYGCGTGLLTLDLAPALHSMVGLDSSQGMVDRLTAKCSATGIQNTRAIRCDLEQGKPPVGPFHLVTSAMTLHHIPEIVPLLTSLRGLLHPGGWVALADLETEDGSFHDNPTGVFHHGFSREELEGFLTRAGFTSIAVRRATTMRKGERVYSVLLAVAVNP
- a CDS encoding MBL fold metallo-hydrolase gives rise to the protein MNFRITVLCENSVGPICGTLGEHGFAALIEPSGGEAILFDTGQGLTLLHNARRMNKNLSAVGKVAISHGHFDHTGGLLPYLQEFGPRRVYGHTGIFAPRYRVKDTGECFPIGLSQGRETLESAGATFDLSTAFRELAPGVHLSGEVPRATAFETGDQGLYCDCTGQELDATIDDQSLVLETDRGLVVVLGCCHAGLVNTLEHIAYMTGRRDVYAVIGGTHLAFCSQEQTGKTIQALKEWGIRKIAAGHCTGFAASARLSRELPREFQVALVGYTLEV
- a CDS encoding vitamin K epoxide reductase family protein; its protein translation is MPLSSSGAGKTVAGVVLWLALLAGLTLSVLSGLKICTAMCSETAKFAIFGMDFGWFGCLFFGLLILCAVLRNRIPLARALLLYGVSGAAGAELRLIWIQKYVIGAWCPVCLGIAAMVATAGLVLLYELLATQTALGGSMKTRLTHIAVMILALLIGLGAAVAGVQKEAEAAGPDIYFGKRQSDTTVYVVSDWFCPVCRRVEPEIEKVFPEIAATARIAFVDMPIHPDTSNYTPYNLQFIMYNKDKYMRLRHVLDELSRSTKNPSPEQVQAAVAPLGIKLRPQNFVELMNGVKLFESLFRGFGVKATPTVVVDNTRTKKRKLLIGSRDITRNAIKEAIVEVGR